From the Oncorhynchus nerka isolate Pitt River linkage group LG20, Oner_Uvic_2.0, whole genome shotgun sequence genome, one window contains:
- the spen gene encoding msx2-interacting protein isoform X3: MVRETRHLWVGNLPENVREEKIIEHFKRYGRVESVKVLPKRGSEGGVAAFVDFVDIKSAQKAHNSINKMGDRDLRTDYNEPGTIPSAVRGLDDSLSLGSRGRDVSGFIRVAGGPVYGPPASLHSREGRYERRLDGTAESRDRAYDHSAYGHHERASSSFDRQRHYDTDYYRDTRERMLNSVTGTACGGGGAVSAGIGGGVVGAGISGTGGGAVAGGSGGSSSVGVGYYRSHSRSPSHFDTPEPRYEPRAREPFILASVVHRDLYQEEGGRRRDRSYHDSRSRSPHSTHSRNPSPQRLSTQASRPPRSHSGSGSRSRSSSSDSVSSTSSSTSGSSDSSSSSSDGSPARSVQSAAVPAPLSLPLSALDKDEPRKSFGVKVQNLPVRSTDTSLKDGLFHEFKKYGKVTSVQIHGALEERYGLVFFRQQEDQEKALAASKGKLFFGMQIEVIAWNGPETESENEFRPLDERIDEFHPKATRTLFIGNLEKNTSYHDLLNIFQRFGEIVDIDIKKVNGAPQYAFLQYSDITSVCKAIKKMDGEYLGNNRLKLGFGKSMPTTCVWLDGLASNITEQYLTRHFCRYGHVIKVVFDRPKGMALILYNNIEYAQAAVKETKGWKIGGNKIKVDFANQESQMAFYHSMQASGQDIRDFYEILSERRDERRPQYEFTAERPFFDNSVRTPGGTFTEDPRRKLPDRGREFYTEWDSYQGDFYDPRYFDDPREYRDYRDPYEQDIRKYSYLQRERERERFETDRERDHGRRTMEHSQSPSHPHRPASPTASHSLSERLPNDSDRRICCRSSERSASCSSLSPPRFDKARTDRYNKSDKPEKDRPFETEHGTGGDKEKWSGRKEKGEKQRLRKLKLQSPSVPSPETVPKLEREVSSDAVLRSKVSKFPLKEKEGSGKGRLDLPPCVVQLTRVKEKEVNLLGHAVLEKQRVRGGNDSIRLASPSRDQKSPPFRIDHQKGDIVKHGKVPKDNHLEVVDKDGKMKAKKHMKADPRYDGSNCVDVDRLAARKRRFEDSMGKTDQLKRESPEEGSRLGLRKTPDSAMTKENEDEKSLLRKVVHKMEHCKAKSERLVTVCSPKDEQESEIVSMGMGLGLSLELQSRLGEPTEEATDPLDPTCLKIQFWGSSLTKISDGSLDQDAFTQLPQQDNGEQGVGLYKSRGETEERLESDLDHSQTCRKQMEQSRQEPDKSYKSESPQDGDTEDFERCSLVYEVGKTPQDVTDDYPSSKRKKSESFDFDLLSGKRDRNYRSSCELNEDLDLSVISFSGSGPFPSNEEECASRLAQSVTNKKTKDSPKEEDKVYSHVDSLKYSLDVTPNCFRSPITEFPKLKTALLGCNEQLLQRWESRIKSDCLRMDMTFPSSIVKQESICKRLVCELEPGEVSSDSDDDGVNKNHSPKPNTSLSSILGEREERLTGLKLSCSLEKNKFYSFALDKTITPDTQALLERAKSLSSAREDNWSFLDRDSRFASLRGGSDKEKVESVPRPIPSWYMKKKKIRTDSEGKLDDNKKDPKAEDLERQELFASRFLHSSIFEQDSRRLQHLERKDPELGVGRYPVKQDAVKGQPGPWGGDLQEPIVLFHSRFLELQQQKETSWGHFPQEIESVDESEQEASPKVLEFMQKADIKSVSPALILPISQFLSSPREISPQQEKEVVLTTSSSEQTLSLIEEEKVEHNLEVFPPQSPLVEIQPPASILITPLSPFLSDAEVKVEPKEVLCEPRVTTEGNLTVDHTSFLDNKPPTPGASLSSFEASAAEFTCSASPKVDENIEMVKMETQPEKPYSKDFDKPQKSDDSQEVHIPVSEAGIKPAKPIRKQPKSKRAKPNVSVTQILEPPKTAVSEKPVTRKSERIDREKLKRSSSPRGEVLKASSEPKTTAKSPVNVPDSENEAILIHGRSRRRNVRSVYATQSEGDAQPPCKEVVESSCSTRKCGVDKDLVLQQDALKTSTYTRRGRPPKSRRRGEDVSPVKGDSQKSSEEDSDMKEPANTGQGSRMSEGWCSPRMQKVQTAQVSSLTGASIGRKASRVDKQSKSETSSGEKSVDSITTEEPEPKIKDESEEAGKLLEEAMQCLPTQKDEGDKVLTDQIEKRYSEGDIERIESTHVEKRQQSEKSGKVKAPRFTRNAKLVTEDKSLGLRNLEIRVSLDDVKGLLCSEEDEAVSFETTAKNAKPGVPDKEEARTQCYLKDAAEFSPEEREDALLDPEQTVDPAAAILARQMELERAVENIAKLTVVQPLQPYKEPPAEPPTLLPPVTIEPENEMEGEKSAIPASETELAAAIDSITAEDISTDTDGFTAPSTYTAIVPTPEPLVLPSANDVLEPETHMAISNIIDPDPEMGVLIPSAKPLMTDAKASESTVSGASAEDESLPSETHTKKGKAVRPKTPKRSRGRKAVNRKGETAEEVSEAETSPFKLPESIPEEIEVINSKAATATATATVVTSAATCKCDITCTMTVNTPKEAEQPAVEQPVPEESAFHSGTKRLPHFKKFQISAIAPALSPSPALTPSPTQLNLPPPCQGKMPVSPDWLHRSEESIIHATPATLVSVLTPSAPAVTALGSQSANPLMPPDTKASDIDPSSSTLRKILMDPKYVSASNSNAIPTTVLTTTLADPRMSENENSSDTMAARHTHPEDRPLPFTLQKPSPLTETQQNFGEKMVHSVISSPTTSVISRIPMPFDTEEAPRISLSNRNAGLSLTKQKSRSSMNENNCYHGVDVAEDVNCRGRSVVESTPYNTGSSRGLRVNTSEGVVVLSYSGQKTEGPQRISAKISQIPPASAVDIEFQQSVSKSQIKPEPFAPSQLCTPKGPLTPTGYGHPGVLLTGHTYNSQPVISTIKQESPGSEKSESSYHTGSQGSAVKMFQQPVTSPQILMYNRAVMQQHVKKEPGAESKPMMVDMAKAHQTSNLSPIMNPHYPSLTGNRMSPNPSTPSDRSVPHLKQEPHSPRATGHSPLPFAKVCSPRNSMSPHSSSMVLHPGMPEMSPYVASMHHPHPEQSVIMTPVSHSVTQSVSICHLSHSNVRMNTPQLSGMSHGRRANSLPSPRTGPPQHANTIRERVLQSHAGPTRGASDSCAEENMKHYHQGLCRPSAPQLQSDVMMMQAEQHRGLHHAGLRLDQYSMASRDMRDIRDMRILMHHQLGEHTIAEGRRSQTPEAGATSITNLSAASKSPKGMTQMRKEIPKTLEAKPSHPPHTESSRIMGVHPSVPVMVSPHHPQGVQMIHPGGTSSFPVYRDMQGFHSQFSSHSSMGLNLAPRGITPSQDGDLSHRGKLSQSLSAGSLGGGSETKSDNSHLRHTASMDLSHMPRMQRDTISPSYTSPMALSHKQELALQKGPPPVFMPSPPVAPLASSSQWHPESKLGHSGYRSVDMVQLLMKYPIVWQGLLALKNDSAAVQLHFVSGNNVLAHRSLPPLEGGAPLRIAQRMRLEAAQLEGVARRMMVESDYCLLLALPCGRDQEDVLSQTLLLKGGFITYLQQKQAAGIINVPNPGSNQPAYVVQIFPPCDFSESHLSRLAPDLLNSISSISPHIMIVIASV; this comes from the exons CAGTGATTCCAGCAGTAGTTCAAGTGATGGCTCCCCAGCACGTTCAGTTCAGTCTGCTGCCGTCCCTGCACCTTTATCTCTGCCTTTATCTGCCCTTGACAAGGATGAGCCTCGAAAAAGCTTTGGTGTCAAGGTCCAGAATCTTCCTGTGCGTTCGACAG ATACAAGTCTAAAGGATGGCCTGTTCCATGAGTTCAAGAAGTATGGGAAGGTGACGTCTGTGCAAATCCATGGAGCTTTAGAGGAGCGCTATGGACTAGTGTTCTTTCGCCAGCAGGAGGACCAGGAAAAGGCCCTGGCTGCATCAAAGGGGAAGCTGTTTTTTGGCATGCAAATTGAGGTCATTGCCTGGAACGGCCCTG AGACCGAAAGCGAGAATGAGTTCCGGCCTCTGGATGAGAGGATAGATGAGTTTCACCCCAAAGCCACACGGACTCTGTTTATTGGCAACCTGGAAAAGAACACCAGCTACCATGATCTGCTCAATATCTTTCAGCGCTTTGGGGAGATAGTG GATATTGACATCAAGAAAGTTAATGGTGCCCCTCAGTATGCCTTTCTACAGTACAGTGACATTACCAGTGTCTGTAAGGCCATAAAGAAGATGGATGGAGAGTACCTCGGCAACAATAGGCTAAAG CTTGGATTTGGAAAAAGTATGCCCACAACTTGTGTTTGGTTGGATGGTTTAGCCTCCAACATCACAGAGCAGTATCTCACTCGTCATTTCTGTCGTTATGGACATGTTATCAAG GTTGTATTTGACAGACCCAAAGGAATGGCCCTTATACTGTATAATAACATAGAATATGCACAGGCAGCTGTTAAGGAGACCAAGGGGTGGAAGATTGGTGGCAACAAAATTAAG GTGGACTTTGCCAATCAAGAAAGTCAGATGGCTTTCTATCACTCAATGCAGGCATCTGGGCAGGACATTCGCGACTTCTATGAAATCCTATCTGAGCGAAG GGATGAGCGCAGGCCGCAATATGAGTTTACAGCTGAACGGCCGTTCTTTGACAATAGTGTACGAACACCTGGAGGAACCTTCACAGAAGATCCCCGTCGCAAGTTACCTGACAGAGGCCGCGAGTTCTACACAGAATGGGACTCATACCAGGGGGATTTCTATGACCCGCGTTACTTTGATGATCCGCGTGAGTACAGAGATTACAGAGACCCCTATGAGCAGGACATCCGCAAATACAGTTACTTGCAGAGGGAACGTGAGCGTGAGCGCTTTGAAACAGACCGTGAACGTGACCATGGGCGGAGAACAATGGAACACAGCCAGAGCCCTTCTCACCCTCATCGCCCTGCCAGTCCTACAGCGTCCCACTCCCTCTCTGAGCGTCTACCAAATGACTCTGATCGCCGCATTTGCTGTAGATCCTCGGAGCGAAGTGCCAGCTGCAGTTCACTCTCACCTCCAAGATTTGACAAGGCACGAACCGATCGGTATAATAAGAGTGATAAGCCAGAGAAGGATAGACCATTTGAAACTGAACATGGTACTGGGGGTGATAAGGAAAAGTGGTCTGGGCGCAAGGAGAAGGGTGAAAAACAGAGGCTGAGAAAGCTTAAATTGCAATCTCCCAGCGTTCCATCGCCTGAGACAGTGCCTAAACTGGAAAGAGAAGTTAGTTCAGATGCAGTCCTTCGAAGCAAAGTCAGCAAGTTTCCCCTTAAGGAAAAAGAAGGCTCAGGCAAAGGACGGCTAGACCTACCACCTTGTGTGGTGCAGCTAACACGTGTGAAGGAGAAGGAAGTGAACTTGCTTGGTCATGCTGTCCTAGAAAAACAAAGAGTTAGAGGTGGGAATGACAGTATCCGGCTTGCATCACCTTCAAGGGATCAGAAAAGTCCTCCCTTCCGCATAGATCACCAAAAAGGAGATATAGTCAAGCATGGGAAGGTGCCAAAAGACAACCACCTTGAAGTTGTTGACAAGGATGGTAAAATGAAAGCCAAAAAACATATGAAAGCTGACCCTAGGTATGATGGTTCTAACTGTGTGGATGTTGACCGTCTAGCTGCACGAAAGAGGCGTTTTGAAGACTCCATGGGGAAGACCGATCAACTGAAGAGGGAGAGTCCGGAAGAGGGCAGTAGACTGGGACTTAGGAAGACACCTGACAGTGCTATGACAAAGGAGAATGAGGATGAAAAGAGCCTATTGCGCAAAGTGGTGCATAAGATGGAGCATTGCAAGGCTAAATCTGAGAGACTTGTTACTGTTTGCAGTCCTAAAGATGAACAAGAGTCTGAAATAGTCTCCATGGGAATGGGGCTTGGACTCAGTTTGGAACTTCAGTCACGACTTGGAGAACCAACAGAAGAGGCAACAGATCCATTAGACCCAACCTGTCTGAAAATTCAGTTTTGGGGATCAAGTCTCACGAAAATCTCTGATGGGAGTCTTGACCAGGACGCATTCACGCAACTGCCGCAACAAGACAATGGCGAGCAGGGTGTAGGACTATACAAAAGTAGAGGGGAGACTGAGGAACGACTTGAGTCTGACCTTGACCACTCTCAGACCTGCAGAAAACAAATGGAACAGAGTCGACAAGAGCCTGACAAATCATATAAATCAGAAAGCCCACAAGATGGCGACACAGAGGACTTTGAACGGTGCAGTCTGGTGTATGAGGTAGGAAAAACACCTCAAGATGTTACAGACGATTATCCATCTAGCAAACGTAAGAAATCCGAGAGTTTTGACTTTGACTTGCTAAGTGGTAAGAGAGACCGCAACTACAGGTCTTCCTGTGAATTAAATGAAGACCTTGACCTGAGTGTCATATCTTTTTCTGGCTCTGGTCCCTTTCCTTCAAATGAAGAAGAGTGTGCTTCCCGGTTAGCACAATCAGTTACCAATAAAAAGACTAAAGACTCTCCAAAAGAAGAGGACAAAGTCTACTCGCATGTAGATTCATTGAAATACAGCTTGGACGTGACACCTAATTGTTTCCGTTCCCCTATCACAGAATTTCCTAAGCTTAAAACAGCATTGCTTGGGTGTAACGAGCAGTTACTTCAACGATGGGAGAGTAGAATCAAATCTGACTGCCTCAGAATGGACATGACCTTCCCCAGTAGCATTGTGAAACAAGAAAGCATTTGCAAACGTCTTGTGTGTGAACTAGAGCCTGGAGAAGTATCGTCAGATTCAGATGATGATGGTGTTAACAAAAACCACTCCCCTAAGCCCAACACCTCACTGTCCTCTATCCTCGGGGAACGTGAAGAAAGGTTGACAGGCCTCAAGCTCTCATGCTCCCTGGAGAAGAACAAGTTCTATTCTTTTGCATTAGACAAGACTATCACTCCAGACACACAAGCACTTCTTGAGCGAGCCAAGTCATTGTCCTCTGCAAGGGAGGATAATTGGTCTTTTCTTGACAGAGACTCTCGCTTTGCGAGTCTTCGTGGTGGCTCAGACAAAGAAAAGGTAGAGTCTGTACCACGACCTATCCCGTCTTGGTACATGAAAAAGAAGAAGATTCGTACTGACTCTGAAGGTAAACTGGATGACAATAAGAAAGACCCCAAAGCAGAGGATCTGGAACGGCAGGAGCTGTTTGCATCTCGTTTTCTTCATAGTTCAATCTTTGAGCAAGATTCACGGCGTCTACAACATCTTGAGCGCAAAGATCCTGAGTTGGGAGTTGGCAGATATCCTGTCAAACAGGATGCTGTCAAAGGACAACCTGGGCCATGGGGAGGGGACCTTCAAGAGCCCATAGTTCTTTTTCATAGCCGCTTTCTGGAGCTTCAACAACAGAAGGAGACCTCGTGGGGCCACTTTCCACAAGAAATTGAAAGTGTTGATGAGAGTGAACAAGAAGCGTCTCCCAAGGTTTTAGAGTTCATGCAGAAGGCCGATATTAAATCAGTCAGCCCTGCTCTCATCTTGCCAATTTCACAGTTTCTTTCTTCACCCAGAGAGATTTCTCCACAGCAGGAGAAAGAAGTTGTTTTAACTACTTCATCCTCTGAACAGACTCTTTCACTGATTGAAGAGGAAAAAGTAGAACATAATCTTGAAGTGTTCCCACCCCAATCTCCTCTAGTAGAGATCCAACCCCCTGCCTCAATTTTAATCACACCCTTATCACCTTTCCTTTCAGATGCTGAGGTTAAAGTTGAACCTAAAGAGGTATTATGTGAACCCAGAGTTACAACTGAAGGCAATCTTACAGTGGATCATACATCTTTCCTTGATAATAAGCCTCCCACTCCTGGTGCCTCATTAAGTAGTTTTGAGGCAAGTGCTGCTGAATTCACCTGTTCTGCTTCCCCCAAGGTTGACGAGAATATAGAAATGGTAAAGATGGAGACCCAACCAGAGAAACCATATTCTAAGGACTTTGACAAACCTCAGAAATCTGACGATTCCCAAGAGGTTCACATACCAGTCTCAGAGGCTGGAATCAAACCAGCAAAGCCAATTCGCAAACAACCCAAGAGTAAAAGAGCTAAGCCAAATGTGTCAGTAACACAAATCTTGGAGCCCCCCAAAACCGCTGTCTCTGAGAAACCAGTAACTCGAAAGAGTGAGCGAATTGACAGAGAGAAGCTGAAAAGGTCTTCATCTCCACGAGGAGAAGTATTAAAGGCATCATCAGAACCTAAAACCACAGCCAAGTCACCAGTTAATGTCCCTGACTCCGAGAATGAAGCAATCCTAATTCACGGAAGGAGCAGACGACGAAATGTTCGGTCAGTTTATGCCACACAGTCTGAAGGGGATGCCCAGCCACCATGTAAAGAGGTGGTGGAGTCCTCCTGCTCCACCCGTAAGTGTGGTGTCGACAAGGATCTAGTGCTGCAGCAGGATGCATTGAAGACCTCTACCTACACAAGGAGAGGTCGCCCACCCAAGTCACGCAGGCGAGGGGAAGATGTGTCACCAGTGAAAGGGGACTCGCAAAAATCATCAGAGGAAGACAGTGACATGAAAGAGCCTGCGAACACTGGACAGGGTTCCAGAATGTCTGAGGGGTGGTGTTCACCCCGTATGCAGAAAGTGCAGACAGCTCAAGTGTCTTCACTTACTGGGGCTTCAATTGGCAGGAAAGCAAGTAGAGTAGACAAACAATCCAAGAGTGAAACATCATCAGGTGAGAAGTCAGTTGATAGTATAACTACTGAAGAGCCTGAGCCCAAAATAAAAGATGAGTCCGAAGAAGCAGGGAAATTATTAGAGGAAGCAATGCAATGCTTGCCAACACAGAAAGACGAAGGAGACAAAGTGCTAACTGATCAAATTGAGAAAAGGTATTCTGAAGGGGACATTGAGAGGATAGAATCTACCCATGTGGAGAAAAGACAACAGTCTGAAAAGAGTGGGAAAGTAAAAGCACCAAGGTTTACACGAAATGCCAAATTGGTGACAGAGGATAAATCGCTTGGCTTGAGAAACCTTGAGATTCGTGTAAGCTTAGATGATGTGAAAGGGTTGCTTTGCTCTGAGGAGGATGAGGCTGTATCTTTTGAGACCACTGCTAAAAATGCCAAACCAGGAGTACCAGATAAAGAAGAAGCAAGGACTCAGTGTTATCTGAAAGATGCTGCAGAGTTCAGCCCAGAGGAAAGGGAAGATGCTCTGTTAGACCCTGAACAAACGGTAGACCCAGCAGCCGCTATTTTGGCACGTCAGATGGAACTGGAACGGGCAGTGGAGAATATTGCCAAACTTACAGTTGTGCAACCTCTTCAACCCTATAAGGAACCACCTGCAGAGCCACCTACCCTGCTGCCCCCTGTCACTATAGAACCAGAGAATGAAATGGAGGGGGAGAAGTCAGCTATTCCTGCCAGTGAAACCGAACTAGCTGCTGCTATTGATTCCATTACTGCGGAAGACATATCTACTGATACAGATGGTTTCACAGCTCCTTCCACTTATACTGCAATTGTTCCTACCCCAGAGCCTCTGGTCTTACCCTCTGCCAATGATGTCTTGGAACCAGAAACACACATGGCTATCAGCAACATTATTGACCCAGACCCAGAGATGGGAGTTTTGATTCCCAGTGCCAAACCCCTGATGACAGATGCTAAAGCCTCTGAATCAACAGTCTCTGGGGCCTCTGCCGAAGATGAGTCTCTTccatcagaaacacacacaaaaaaagggaAAGCAGTCAGACCTAAGACTCCAAAGAGGTCCAGAGGACGAAAGGCTGTCAACCGGAAGGGAGAGACTGCTGAAGAGGTATCAGAAGCTGAGACCTCCCCCTTCAAGCTACCAGAGTCCATTCCTGAAGAAATTGAAGTCATCAACTCTAAGGCAGCTACTGCTACAGCAACAGCCACTGTTGTCACCTCAGCTGCTACCTGCAAATGTGATATCACATGCACCATGACTGTGAACACTCCCAAGGAGGCAGAACAACCTGCTGTGGAACAACCCGTACCTGAAGAATCAGCCTTTCACTCTGGCACCAAGAGACTTCCTCATTTCAAAAAGTTTCAAATATCCGCAAtagcccctgctctctctccatcccctgctCTCACACCTTCTCCAACCCAATTGAATCTCCCTCCACCCTGCCAAGGCAAGATGCCTGTTTCACCAGACTGGCTTCACAGATCTGAAGAAAGTATAATACATGCTACTCCTGCAACTCTAGTTTCTGTATTGACTCCCTCTGCACCAGCAGTAACAGCGCTTGGAAGCCAGTCGGCAAATCCACTTATGCCTCCTGATACTAAGGCATCGGATATTGACCCTAGTTCCAGCACTCTCAGAAAGATCCTCATGGATCCCAAATATGTGTCGGCATCAAACAGCAATGCCATTCCTACTACAGTGCTAACCACAACGCTGGCAGATCCTCGCATGTCAGAGAATGAAAACTCATCTGACACAATGGCTGCTCGGCACACACATCCTGAAGACAGACCCTTGCCTTTCACTCTTCAAAAACCATCCCCGCTCACCGAGACCCAACAGAACTTTGGAGAGAAGATGGTGCATTCAGTCATTTCTTCCCCTACTACCTCTGTCATCAGCCGGATTCCAATGCCCTTTGACACTGAGGAAGCACCTCGAATCTCCCTAAGTAACCGTAATGCTGGCCTATCTCTAACCAAACAGAAATCCAGATCAAGTATGAACGAGAACAACTGTTACCATGGAGTGGATGTGGCAGAGGATGTAAACTGCAGAGGACGGTCTGTAGTTGAGAGCACACCCTACAACACAGGCTCCAGTCGTGGCCTCAGGGTAAATACATCAGAGGGTGTGGTAGTACTAAGTTACTCAGGGCAAAAAACAGAGGGACCTCAACGGATCAGCGCCAAAATTAGCCAGATCCCACCGGCCAGTGCAGTCGACATAGAGTTTCAGCAGTCTGTGTCTAAATCTCAGATTAAGCCAGAACCATTTGCCCCATCCCAGCTTTGCACCCCCAAGGGACCCCTGACACCCACAGGGTACGGACACCCGGGGGTACTCTTAACTGGCCATACATACAATTCTCAGCCTGTCATCTCCACCATTAAGCAGGAGAGTCCTGGTTCTGAAAAGTCAGAGTCGTCATATCACACTGGATCCCAGGGTAGCGCAGTAAAGATGTTTCAACAACCAGTCACTAGTCCTCAAATATTGATGTACAATCGGGCTGTGATGCAGCAGCATGTAAAGAAAGAGCCTGGAGCAGAATCCAAACCAATGATGGTGGATATGGCAAAGGCACACCAGACATCCAACCTCAGCCCAATCATGAATCCACATTATCCATCTTTGACTGGAAACCGCATGAGTCCTAATCCCAGTACCCCTTCTGATCGGTCAGTCCCACACCTCAAGCAAGAGCCTCATTCCCCTCGAGCAACGGGCCACTCACCTTTACCCTTTGCGAAAGTTTGCTCTCCCAGAAACTCAATGTCCCCCCATTCCAGCTCTATGGTTTTGCATCCTGGCATGCCTGAGATGTCTCCATATGTTGCCAGTATGCACCATCCCCACCCAGAGCAGTCTGTTATAATGACCCCGGTGTCACACAGCGTCACCCAGTCAGTGTCTATATGTCACCTCTCGCACAGCAATGTCAGGATGAATACCCCACAGCTCTCTGGAATGAGTCATGGAAGACGGGCGAATTCCCTGCCATCTCCCCGCACTGGACCTCCTCAGCACGCCAACACCATCAGAGAAAGGGTGCTGCAGTCACATGCAGGCCCTACTCGGGGAGCCTCAGACAGCTGTGCCGAAGAGAACATGAAGCACTACCACCAGGGGCTGTGCAGACCCTCTGCACCCCAGCTCCAGTCAGATGTGATGATGATGCAGGCAGAGCAGCACAGAGGGCTGCATCATGCAGGCCTACGTCTGGACCAGTACAGCATGGCCTCCCGAGACATGCGCGACATACGGGACATGCGCATCCTGATGCACCATCAGCTAGGAGAGCACACCATTGCAGAGGGACGTCGGTCACAAACTCCTGAGGCAGGAGCAACCTCAATCACCAACCTCTCTGCTGCCTCCAAGAGTCCAAAAGGAATGACGCAGATGCGGAAGGAGATTCCTAAAACATTGGAGGCAAAGCCGTCTCACCCACCTCATACTGAGAGCAGCAGGATCATGGGGGTCCATCCATCTGTCCCTGTTATGGTGTCTCCTCATCATCCTCAAGGTGTTCAGATGATTCATCCAGGTGGCACTAGCTCCTTCCCAGTGTACCGGGATATGCAGGGCTTCCACTCCCAGTTTTCCAGTCACTCTTCGATGGGATTGAACTTGGCTCCCCGCGGCATCACACCTTCCCAG GATGGTGATCTCAGCCACAGGGGCAAGCTATCTCAGTCACTCTCTGCTGGGTCACTTGGTGGAGGAAGTGAAACCAAATCGGACAACTCCCACCTCCGTCACACAGCCTCCATGGACTTATCCCACATGCCCCGGATGCAGAGGGACACCATTTCACCCTCTTATACTTCTCCCATGGCTCTCTCCCACAAGCAAGAGCTAGCTCTGCAGAAGGGCCCACCACCAGTCTTCATGCCGAGCCCTCCAGTAGCACCCCTCGCAAGTTCCTCACAGTGGCACCCTGAGAGTAAACTGGGACACTCAGGATACCGGTCCGTCGATATGGTGCAGCTTTTAATG AAATACCCCATAGTATGGCAAGGCCTGCTGGCACTGAAGAATGACTCGGCTGCTGTGCAGCTCCACTTTGTCTCTGGCAACAACGTTCTGGCCCACCGTTCACTGCCGCCATTGGAGGGAGGGGCCCCGCTCCGCATCGCACAGAGGATGAGGTTGGAAGCGGCCCAGCTTGAGGGTGTGGCTCGCAGGATGATG GTGGAGAGTGACTACTGCCTCCTGCTAGCTCTGCCATGTGGACGGGATCAGGAGGACGTTCTCAGTCAGACCCTTCTCCTGAAAGGAGGCTTCATCACCTACCTACAGCAAAAACAGGCAGCTGGGATCATCAATGTCCCCAACCCCGGCTCCAATCAG CCGGCATACGTGGTGCAGATTTTTCCGCCATGTGATTTCTCTGAGAGCCACCTGTCGCGGCTCGCCCCCGACCTTCTCAACAGTATCTCCAGCATCTCCCCTCACATCATGATTGTCATTGCCTCCGTGTAA